A part of Acidimicrobiales bacterium genomic DNA contains:
- a CDS encoding DUF1254 domain-containing protein — protein MTIEAQAAAELYIYGYPLVYCTDEILKLTDGRTTLFPRAAPFNTFNGARDLLGPEAEFVSPNNDTLYVVAALDMSGGPLLLHTPDTGDRYYVLQLVDAWSNNFAYVGQRATGTAAADWLLVPAGHDGPIPGGVTPIEVPSTLAVIVGRVQVDGEADLAAVHTVQDQFTLTPAPGTTDGGGAPGYDTTVADDLVFWERFRTYLAAFPPPAADTEFVDIATQAGLTDAATLSDLPSDLISVLKEGEAQGKALVEALAAGGDTPPGAWTSALHLFDYNLDRLGPGTIDTPEWRIDDRRKAYVSRAVAARAGLWGNHGYEADYELVHHDVNGDTLNGAHRYEVTFEPPPPAKAFWSLTMYDTPTYYLVDNPIDRYSIGDRTPGLRYDDDGSITILMQTEAPEGDEAANWLPTPPGDFRPILRMYVPGDSVLDGTYAMPPIRRVD, from the coding sequence ATGACGATCGAGGCGCAGGCGGCGGCCGAGCTCTACATCTACGGCTACCCGCTCGTCTACTGCACCGACGAGATCCTCAAGCTCACCGATGGCCGCACGACCCTGTTCCCGAGGGCGGCGCCGTTCAACACCTTCAACGGCGCCCGCGACCTCCTCGGCCCCGAGGCTGAGTTCGTCAGCCCGAACAACGACACCCTCTACGTCGTCGCGGCGCTGGACATGAGCGGCGGCCCGCTCCTGCTGCACACCCCCGACACCGGCGACCGCTACTACGTGCTGCAGCTCGTCGACGCCTGGTCGAACAACTTCGCCTACGTCGGCCAGCGCGCCACGGGCACCGCGGCCGCCGACTGGCTCCTCGTCCCCGCCGGCCACGACGGCCCGATCCCCGGCGGCGTCACGCCGATCGAGGTGCCGAGCACCCTGGCGGTGATCGTGGGGCGCGTCCAGGTCGACGGCGAGGCGGACCTCGCCGCCGTCCACACCGTCCAGGACCAGTTCACCCTCACCCCCGCCCCTGGCACGACGGATGGTGGCGGCGCACCCGGCTACGACACCACCGTTGCCGACGACCTCGTCTTCTGGGAGCGCTTCCGCACCTATCTGGCAGCGTTCCCACCGCCGGCCGCCGACACCGAGTTCGTCGACATCGCCACCCAGGCGGGCTTGACCGACGCCGCCACGCTGTCGGATCTCCCCTCGGACCTGATCTCCGTGCTGAAGGAGGGAGAAGCCCAGGGAAAGGCGCTGGTCGAGGCCCTCGCCGCCGGCGGTGACACCCCGCCCGGCGCATGGACCTCGGCGCTCCACCTCTTCGATTACAACCTCGACCGGCTCGGCCCCGGCACCATCGACACTCCCGAGTGGAGGATCGACGACCGCAGGAAGGCCTACGTCAGCCGCGCCGTGGCGGCCCGCGCCGGGCTGTGGGGCAACCACGGCTACGAAGCCGACTACGAGCTCGTGCACCACGACGTGAACGGCGACACGCTCAACGGCGCTCACCGCTACGAGGTGACCTTCGAGCCGCCGCCGCCCGCCAAGGCGTTCTGGTCGCTCACCATGTACGACACACCGACCTACTACCTCGTCGACAACCCCATCGACCGGTACTCGATCGGCGACCGCACGCCTGGGCTCCGCTACGACGATGACGGCTCGATCACGATCCTCATGCAGACCGAAGCACCAGAAGGCGACGAGGCAGCGAACTGGCTGCCAACCCCACCGGGTGATTTCCGTCCGATACTGCGCATGTACGTACCGGGGGACAGCGTGCTCGACGGGACCTACGCGATGCCGCCGATCCGGCGCGTCGACTGA
- a CDS encoding DUF5615 family PIN-like protein: MKLLFDQNLSRHLVGHLRDVFPESEHVTGLGLETATDREIWEFARAHDYVIVSKDSDFRQLAFLFGSPPKVVWLRVGNASTATVLQVILDRVDVIEVFAGSEDEAFLVVPGLSP, translated from the coding sequence GTGAAGCTGCTGTTCGACCAGAACCTGTCAAGGCATCTGGTCGGCCACCTGCGCGACGTGTTCCCGGAAAGCGAGCACGTCACCGGCCTGGGCCTGGAGACCGCCACGGACCGGGAGATCTGGGAGTTCGCCCGCGCACACGACTACGTCATCGTGTCGAAGGACTCGGACTTCCGTCAGCTCGCCTTCCTGTTCGGCTCGCCGCCCAAGGTGGTGTGGCTCCGCGTGGGCAACGCTTCGACGGCGACGGTCCTGCAGGTCATCCTCGACCGCGTGGACGTCATCGAGGTCTTCGCGGGCAGCGAGGACGAGGCGTTCCTCGTGGTGCCCGGGCTGTCGCCCTGA
- a CDS encoding cation:proton antiporter: MTVGAVALVGLLLFAWAATSGALARRNVTGPLVFAVAGYLLANPTWGPVTVDVEASSIHLIAEVTLALLLFTDAARVNLRELKADPALPVRLLGVGLPLSVAAGAAIAAMVFDLPWGLALFLGAALAPTDAALSVQVINDERIPMRLRRSLNVESGLNDGIVTPVVMVALAVAASQLGQTSESVSIEFGAALRELGVGVVVGVVLGAVGALVLNRASLQGWIAPGGRRLAALALASSALAVTLAFDGNGFIAAFVAGIAFGALADREALDVEQTNELPELGGELLALVVWFLFGASLLPIAFEHLDASVAVYALLSLTVVRMLPVALSMLGVGLDRPTTLFLAWFGPRGLASVVFALLAIEELGETDPAANRAVAAVALTVAASILLHGLSAGPGGRGYVQREHADHTAGPRARQPILTRHRHGGGRPVR; this comes from the coding sequence ATGACTGTCGGCGCCGTCGCGCTGGTCGGTCTGCTGCTGTTCGCCTGGGCGGCGACCTCCGGCGCCTTGGCGCGCCGGAACGTGACCGGCCCGCTCGTGTTCGCAGTCGCCGGGTACCTGCTCGCCAACCCCACCTGGGGACCCGTGACCGTCGATGTCGAGGCGTCCTCGATCCATCTCATCGCCGAGGTCACCCTCGCACTGTTGCTGTTCACCGACGCCGCCCGCGTCAACCTGCGAGAGCTGAAGGCCGACCCTGCGTTGCCGGTTCGGCTCCTCGGTGTCGGCCTTCCGCTCTCGGTGGCAGCCGGCGCGGCGATCGCCGCCATGGTGTTCGACCTGCCGTGGGGTCTCGCCCTGTTCCTGGGCGCGGCGTTGGCACCCACCGATGCGGCGTTGAGCGTGCAGGTCATCAACGACGAGCGCATCCCGATGCGTCTCCGCCGGTCGCTCAACGTGGAGAGCGGCCTCAATGACGGCATCGTGACTCCGGTCGTCATGGTTGCCCTGGCGGTCGCGGCCAGCCAGCTCGGCCAGACGAGTGAGAGCGTGTCGATCGAGTTCGGTGCCGCGCTGCGCGAGCTCGGGGTCGGTGTCGTCGTCGGTGTCGTGCTCGGCGCGGTGGGGGCGCTGGTCCTGAACCGAGCGTCCCTGCAGGGGTGGATCGCCCCCGGAGGCCGTCGCCTCGCAGCCCTTGCGCTGGCCTCGAGCGCGCTGGCGGTGACGCTCGCGTTCGACGGCAACGGGTTCATCGCCGCGTTCGTGGCGGGCATCGCCTTCGGGGCGCTGGCCGACCGTGAGGCGCTCGATGTCGAACAGACCAACGAGCTGCCCGAGCTCGGCGGCGAGCTGCTCGCGCTCGTGGTGTGGTTCCTGTTCGGCGCCAGCCTGTTGCCGATCGCGTTCGAGCATCTCGACGCCTCCGTCGCGGTGTACGCGCTGCTCAGCCTCACCGTCGTGCGGATGCTGCCGGTCGCGTTGAGCATGCTCGGAGTGGGGCTCGACCGGCCCACCACGCTGTTCCTCGCCTGGTTCGGACCGCGGGGACTGGCGTCGGTGGTGTTCGCGCTGCTGGCCATCGAAGAGCTCGGCGAGACCGACCCCGCCGCCAACCGCGCCGTGGCTGCCGTGGCGCTGACCGTCGCGGCCAGCATCCTGCTGCACGGCCTCAGCGCCGGCCCCGGCGGGCGGGGCTACGTCCAGCGCGAACACGCCGACCACACGGCCGGCCCCCGCGCCCGACAACCGATCCTCACCCGCCACCGTCACGGCGGCGGTAGACCTGTCAGGTGA
- a CDS encoding DUF1254 domain-containing protein, with the protein MMSNLMAGAGGINRWQHNRVPTPLDQQTVVRMNRDTLYSFAVVDLDEGAVVTVPDSGERYATLMVVNQDHFINQVLRTPGEHRLSIDDHGTRYVLLAMRVFVDPADPDDVAAANAVQDGLALAAGSAEPLVIPDYDEVSFAAVRDALVALGRTVGGTEGMFGTQADVDPVRHLIGTAIGWGGLPEREAFYLTVEPGLPVGEYRIVVADVPVDAFWSISVYNADGYFETGGDGGCSVNQVTAAKEPDGSVVVHFGGCGDGRPNCLRLVDGWNYTVRLYQPRVEILDGSWTFPTVEPLDR; encoded by the coding sequence ATGATGTCGAACCTGATGGCAGGGGCCGGTGGCATCAACCGCTGGCAGCACAACCGGGTACCGACACCGCTCGATCAGCAGACGGTCGTGCGCATGAACCGCGACACGCTCTACAGCTTCGCCGTCGTGGACCTCGACGAGGGCGCGGTCGTGACGGTGCCCGACAGCGGCGAGCGCTACGCCACGTTGATGGTGGTCAACCAGGACCACTTCATCAACCAGGTGCTGCGCACCCCCGGCGAGCACCGGCTGTCGATCGACGACCACGGCACCCGGTACGTGTTGTTGGCGATGCGGGTGTTCGTCGATCCCGCCGACCCCGACGACGTCGCCGCGGCGAACGCCGTGCAGGACGGCCTCGCCCTCGCTGCGGGTTCTGCGGAACCGTTGGTGATACCGGACTACGACGAGGTGTCCTTCGCTGCGGTGCGTGACGCGCTGGTGGCGCTCGGGCGGACCGTCGGGGGCACCGAAGGGATGTTCGGAACGCAAGCGGATGTGGACCCGGTCCGTCACCTGATCGGGACGGCGATCGGCTGGGGAGGGCTGCCCGAGCGGGAGGCGTTCTACCTGACGGTAGAACCCGGATTGCCGGTCGGCGAGTACCGGATCGTCGTGGCTGATGTCCCGGTCGACGCGTTCTGGTCGATCTCGGTGTACAACGCGGACGGATACTTCGAGACCGGTGGTGACGGCGGCTGCAGCGTCAACCAGGTCACCGCGGCGAAGGAGCCCGACGGGTCCGTCGTGGTCCACTTCGGTGGTTGTGGTGACGGGCGACCGAACTGCCTTCGACTCGTCGACGGCTGGAACTACACGGTCCGTCTCTACCAACCCCGGGTTGAGATCCTCGACGGCAGTTGGACCTTCCCGACGGTGGAACCGCTCGACAGATGA
- a CDS encoding PIN domain-containing protein, translated as MRLVVDTSVLVGELLRRAGRERLGDDRPELFLPEQMWAEARVELPRRIAAFIRRRGLAPAVGEELSQLCLDAVEANVVVLDEAIYSALEDEARARSLRDPADWPVVATALALSADIWTNDNDFLGTGVGTWTTETLQVWLDRS; from the coding sequence ATGCGTCTTGTCGTCGACACCAGCGTCCTCGTCGGCGAGCTGCTGCGCCGAGCCGGCCGCGAACGTCTCGGCGACGACCGCCCCGAGCTGTTCCTGCCCGAGCAGATGTGGGCTGAGGCGCGAGTTGAGCTGCCCCGTCGCATCGCAGCCTTCATCCGCCGCCGGGGACTCGCGCCGGCGGTCGGCGAGGAGCTCTCGCAGCTGTGCCTCGACGCGGTCGAGGCCAACGTCGTGGTCCTCGACGAGGCGATCTACTCGGCGCTCGAAGACGAAGCGCGAGCGCGGTCGCTCCGGGACCCGGCCGACTGGCCAGTGGTCGCCACCGCCCTCGCGCTGTCGGCGGACATCTGGACCAACGACAACGACTTCCTCGGAACCGGCGTCGGAACCTGGACGACGGAGACCCTCCAGGTCTGGCTCGACCGGTCCTGA
- a CDS encoding response regulator transcription factor, producing MTPQIRVLVADDHAVVRSGLRALLDTVDDMEMVGEAGDGQTAVELADELLPDIVLMDVQMPTVNGIEATRAIAAAHPSVAVIILTMYEDSDTLFAALRAGARGYLLKGADQTDVLYCLRSVAAGHVTLGPGAAERVLERFSTHESPPVVFPELTDRERSVLQLVADGHNNAVIGRQLGLATKTVANHVSNILTKLQFADRAEAIVRARQAGLADDSGPSDGGARR from the coding sequence ATGACCCCGCAGATCCGCGTCCTGGTAGCTGATGACCACGCCGTCGTGCGCTCGGGGCTGCGCGCCCTGCTCGACACGGTGGATGACATGGAGATGGTCGGCGAAGCCGGCGATGGTCAAACAGCCGTGGAGTTGGCCGACGAACTGCTCCCCGACATCGTGCTCATGGATGTGCAGATGCCGACGGTGAACGGCATCGAGGCCACCCGCGCCATCGCCGCGGCTCATCCCAGCGTGGCGGTGATCATCCTGACCATGTACGAGGACTCCGACACCTTGTTCGCCGCGCTCCGGGCCGGTGCGAGGGGATACCTGCTCAAGGGCGCAGATCAGACCGACGTGCTGTACTGCCTGCGATCGGTCGCCGCCGGGCATGTCACACTCGGCCCGGGAGCTGCTGAGCGCGTTCTCGAACGGTTCTCGACACACGAGAGCCCTCCGGTCGTGTTCCCGGAACTGACCGATCGCGAGCGATCCGTTCTCCAACTCGTGGCCGACGGACACAACAACGCAGTCATCGGCCGGCAACTGGGACTCGCCACCAAGACCGTCGCGAACCACGTTTCGAACATCCTCACGAAGCTGCAGTTCGCCGACCGGGCCGAAGCCATCGTGCGCGCCCGCCAAGCCGGTCTCGCAGATGACTCCGGGCCGTCCGATGGCGGAGCGCGGAGGTAG
- a CDS encoding SulP family inorganic anion transporter, with product MTVAALALPSAMAFAELAGAPVSAGLYALLLPVVAYAVFGSAPRVVIGPEGTVALLVATALGPLAAAGSAEYAALAAMLALLVGLVFFVARLIRIGWIADYFSQAVLVGYITGVAVVLILGQLGKLVGISSDEEGAIREALDIVRRIGDANTATVVVGALALVLLFLFARINKRIPGALVLMVLGIAASWALDLASRGVAVTGAVPSGLPSLAVPEVSRSDVGTLAAAAVAIFLVAFADGILTARSFAARHHEVVDANQELLAFGFAQVASGVTQGIPVGTSGSRTAVNDDMGATSQVSGLVAAATIGAILLFLTAPIEYLPSAILGAVIVFAASKLIEPDQWRALARSSRSEVVIAGVTALFVVTIGVLQAIVVAVVLSIIDIIRRAARPADAVLGWAPDEDRYVDVSDHPDAGVTPGVVVYRIQDRLFFANAHFFKRRLWAAVDGAPKPVRHVVLDATAISDIDASAGVALREVNSGLRDRNIELHIARATVELQRRFDDLGLTEVIGADHVHGTVTAAVAACSLPPHTAP from the coding sequence ATGACGGTCGCGGCGCTGGCCCTTCCGTCGGCCATGGCGTTCGCTGAGCTGGCAGGTGCACCAGTCAGCGCCGGCCTCTATGCGCTGTTGCTGCCGGTCGTGGCGTACGCCGTGTTCGGGTCTGCGCCCCGGGTGGTCATCGGTCCGGAGGGCACCGTCGCGCTGCTCGTTGCGACGGCGCTCGGCCCGCTGGCCGCCGCCGGCAGCGCGGAGTACGCCGCCCTCGCCGCGATGCTGGCGCTGCTGGTCGGCCTGGTCTTCTTCGTGGCTCGGCTCATCCGCATCGGTTGGATCGCCGACTACTTCTCCCAGGCGGTGCTCGTCGGCTACATCACCGGGGTTGCCGTCGTGCTGATCCTCGGTCAGCTCGGCAAGCTGGTCGGCATCTCCAGCGACGAGGAAGGCGCCATCCGCGAAGCGCTCGACATCGTGCGCCGCATCGGCGACGCCAACACGGCGACGGTGGTGGTCGGGGCCCTGGCACTGGTGCTCCTGTTCCTGTTCGCCAGGATCAACAAGCGCATCCCCGGCGCGCTGGTGCTCATGGTGCTCGGCATCGCGGCGTCATGGGCGCTGGACCTTGCGTCCCGGGGCGTGGCGGTCACCGGTGCGGTGCCGAGCGGCTTGCCGTCGCTCGCGGTGCCCGAGGTGTCGCGTTCGGACGTCGGGACACTGGCGGCGGCGGCCGTGGCCATCTTCCTCGTGGCGTTCGCCGATGGGATCCTCACTGCTCGCTCGTTCGCCGCGCGTCACCACGAGGTCGTCGATGCGAACCAGGAACTGCTGGCGTTCGGCTTCGCGCAGGTGGCGTCAGGGGTCACCCAGGGCATACCGGTCGGGACGAGCGGGTCACGCACAGCGGTCAACGACGACATGGGAGCGACGAGCCAGGTGAGCGGGCTGGTCGCCGCTGCGACGATCGGCGCCATCCTCCTGTTCCTCACCGCGCCGATCGAGTACCTGCCCTCGGCGATCCTCGGCGCGGTGATCGTGTTCGCCGCCTCGAAGCTGATCGAGCCCGACCAGTGGCGGGCGCTCGCCCGCAGCAGCCGTTCCGAGGTCGTCATCGCAGGAGTCACGGCGCTGTTCGTGGTCACCATCGGTGTCCTGCAGGCGATCGTCGTGGCGGTCGTGCTGTCCATCATCGACATCATCCGCAGGGCTGCACGACCCGCGGACGCCGTGCTCGGATGGGCGCCCGATGAGGACCGCTACGTCGACGTCAGCGACCACCCCGACGCTGGTGTCACGCCCGGCGTGGTCGTCTACCGCATCCAGGACCGGTTGTTCTTCGCCAACGCCCACTTCTTCAAGCGCCGGCTCTGGGCCGCCGTCGACGGCGCACCCAAACCCGTGCGACACGTCGTCCTCGACGCAACCGCTATCAGCGACATCGACGCCAGCGCAGGAGTCGCGTTGCGTGAGGTGAACAGCGGTCTTCGCGACCGGAACATCGAGCTGCACATCGCACGGGCCACCGTGGAACTGCAGCGACGCTTCGATGACCTCGGTCTCACCGAGGTCATCGGGGCCGATCATGTCCATGGAACGGTGACCGCCGCGGTCGCAGCATGCAGCCTGCCGCCGCACACTGCGCCATGA
- a CDS encoding helix-turn-helix transcriptional regulator, which produces MKRKPRRLDAEARARSEQDLALGQLIFDLRSAAGLSQREVAERMGTTQSVISRLEEGGGARNRLDTLARLAVAVDRHLVVSFPEKAPARIEHGVQIV; this is translated from the coding sequence ATCAAGCGGAAGCCCCGTCGGCTCGACGCCGAGGCCCGGGCCCGCTCCGAGCAGGACCTCGCCCTCGGCCAGCTCATCTTCGACCTTCGATCCGCGGCAGGCCTCAGCCAACGCGAGGTCGCCGAGCGGATGGGTACCACCCAGTCGGTGATCTCGCGCCTCGAGGAAGGTGGTGGAGCGCGCAACCGTCTTGACACCCTTGCCCGGCTCGCGGTCGCGGTCGATCGGCACCTCGTCGTGTCGTTCCCTGAGAAGGCCCCCGCCAGAATCGAGCACGGCGTCCAGATCGTCTGA
- a CDS encoding DUF433 domain-containing protein, protein MDVVADDEECWLRSSRYAPGGGTVGAVDVTSVIETRPGVRSGKPCFVGTRITVYDVLEYLASGMTAEEIVADFPELSGEHVRAALEFAALRERRLATA, encoded by the coding sequence ATGGACGTCGTTGCTGACGACGAGGAGTGCTGGCTTCGTTCGAGCCGGTACGCGCCTGGTGGAGGTACGGTTGGGGCGGTGGATGTGACGTCGGTGATCGAGACCCGTCCGGGGGTGCGCAGCGGCAAGCCGTGCTTCGTGGGTACGCGGATCACGGTGTACGACGTGTTGGAGTACTTGGCGTCGGGGATGACGGCGGAGGAGATCGTGGCGGACTTCCCCGAGTTGTCCGGGGAGCACGTCCGTGCCGCCCTCGAGTTCGCGGCGTTGCGTGAGCGGCGTCTCGCCACGGCGTGA